The region GCCCGTGTGCGGGACGCGCACGTCGCCGCGCAGCCGTCGCACGCGGCCGCGCATGAGGCCGAGGCCCGCCGTCCCGGGATCCTCCTCGCTTTCCTCGAAGAACAGCTGCATCCCGACGCAGAGTCCGAGGATGGGGATCGCGCGGTCGTGCGCGATGCGGACCATCGCGTCGAGTCCGAGTCTCCTCAGCTCGCGCGCACAGTGCCCGAAGTGACCGACGCCGGGAAGGACGACCGCCTGCGCCGCGAGGATCTCGGCGTGCGAACGCGTCACGCGCACGTCCTTCGCGCCGGCGCGGCGGAGCGCGCGCTCGA is a window of Candidatus Limnocylindria bacterium DNA encoding:
- the hisH gene encoding imidazole glycerol phosphate synthase subunit HisH, with amino-acid sequence MIAIVDYDVGNLPNIERALRRAGAKDVRVTRSHAEILAAQAVVLPGVGHFGHCARELRRLGLDAMVRIAHDRAIPILGLCVGMQLFFEESEEDPGTAGLGLMRGRVRRLRGDVRVPHTGWNSVRVARAHPWLVGVPDGAYFYFVHSYAAAPSDASAVFGTVEHGESLAAVVAAPGMLGLQFHPEKSGATGTHALASFVRATAA